A window of Punica granatum isolate Tunisia-2019 chromosome 8, ASM765513v2, whole genome shotgun sequence genomic DNA:
ATTATGTTATGTATTTTTCCAGGGTTTCGCCAGTGGAAGTTTGGATAAAGATGCTCAGTCTGTTCGAATATTTGTAGCCGATGGCGGTGAGTGCCTTGTTGCACAGAGTTATGCAAAAAACATGGGGCTTTATGGAGAACGAGTTGGAGCCCTGAGCATAGTAAGTATTACTACCATCGATCTTTCCTCGAGTATAGATAGAAAGTCAATTAGGCTTGTTTCAGTGCATAAGATGGAATGGACCTATTCGGAGGCGATAGTAATTGTTTAGCTTTCCAGTACACATTTTACCGTGCTTTTCTAGTCTGTAGGCAAGTAGAAAGTTTGGTGGATTAGCTTTCTTGCTTTGACCAAGCTTTTCTCGCTTTGATTTTGCAAGGTATGCAAGACAGCTGATGTGGCTGGCAAAGTAGAGAGTCAATTGAAACTTGTAATTAGGCCTATGTATTCCAATCCACCAATTCATGGGGCATCTATTGTAGCTGCCATCCTCAGGGACAGGTAAGATTTCAAGAATCTGGACTGGAGGCTCTACTCGTACTTTTGGATTTTGTATCTTGTCTCACATTCTTGTACTGCCTAAAAGGTTTAATTGTTCCTATGACCAGAAAACATCTTTGAATCTGCTGCTGAATTCGAGCCTTACTATGTCCAACAGATCATTACAATCACTCCTGTCTGAAATTCTATGCCTCTAACAGGAACTTGTATAATGAATGGACTATTGAGTTGAAGGCTATGGCTGACCGAATCATTAGCATGCGCCATCAACTTTCCGACGCTTTGCGGGCTAGAGGTATAGAATCTTGGAATCTCTCTGCAGTTTCTTAACTGCACTGTTTCCTGAAATGCATTCACTTGGACGCTTGAGTTTGAAGATTTTGATTGCCGGGGAGATGGATCAttgtttctatttttatcATCTGTGTTTGTTTTGGCAGGTACACCAGGCGACTGGAGCCACATTATCAAGCAGATTGGGATGTTCACTTTCACGGGTCTCAATGCCAAGCAAGTTGCTTTCATGACCAAGGAGTATCACATCTACATGACTGCTGATGGGTACTGAATCCCTCGTCCTCTTTTTTTCCACCTGATAGATATTTCCATGCTAGGCAATGCTGATGGAAGAAGGTATCTTCTCATACTCTTCCGATTGATTAATTGATCATGCAGGAGGATTAGCATGGCAGGACTGAGTTCAAGGACAGTCCCTCACCTTGCTGACGCCATTCATGCAGCCGTCACTCGCGTCGTCTGAGAGGTTCACCTTGTCTATGCACTTGTAGCATCTGGTTTCAGGTCATTTGTTTTGTAATAATTACCACCTCAGCGTGGACAGAGGTCTGACATAAATGTTTTATTTAAGGAAATCGGAAACAAATTTCTATTGGCATCAAATCATTCGAACGAGAAGGTTTGGTTTCTACTGTAAGGATGCCCTTGGGAAACTCAATCCCCAAGGACCATCTCCTCTATGACCTCACACTGTTGGCAATCTAAAGGCCCTGTTATTTGGTAAAACGAGTGGTATCCGGATTACTCACCGAAGGTCATGATGGCAATGTTGGTGAAGTCCGCTACTCTGCAACCCCATTGTCTTAATCCAGAGCCTAAACTTTTGGGGGTGCAAATTGCCAAAATTCAAACTTCTAAGGACCACATTGTGAACTCCGACTATACCTTTGTGGAATATTGCAATAATTACgggcaaaaagaaaaggaaacatacAAAAACTCTCGACATGCTCAACAATTGGGCATGTATTCTTGTTCCGGAATAAATTATCAGACTCCAAAGAATGCAAGGCTGCATAGAACACTGTTGTTTTTAAGGAATGCTATAAGGTTTCACACCAGACATATCTATATGTATTTACTAAGCCGCTAGGTAGGATCCGATCGATATCAGAGCAGGGGAAGGTGAAACCTCTCTTCATCTGCAACCTTTTAGCAGATAGGATGATGGACTCGAGAAGCTCATCATGGCAGTTGACGATTTCCCCTTCTCTTTCGATTTCCCTGGAGTTCCGCATTCACTGAAGTCGAGGGTGCGTCTCTCAATCTGCATAAGATTTTCGCAACTTATTAATCCGATAAATAGAATAAGTCAACAGTAAATCTTGGAGGTTCCTTCACCGGAATCCACTAATTTGAGTCTTACGCATGCAGTATCGTTAAAGAGTATGAATCTGAAGCTTCTTCTTGAAGTTCATCTCTATAATATGCAAATGTATCCTTCGCTCAGAGTTTTAGAAAACTCTCTATACAATTTCTTCAAGTAAGATATGAATCATGGCTATGAGATACGAAAGGCCCTCTTGAGACCAATTTTCGACATTTTGTTACCCAAACATATCCATTACTGTCACTATTAGATAAAAATACTATAATTTCTGGTGTATATCAATATGTGACACTATAGGAAGACAAAGAACCAAAATTCCTGATGAGATAGATGAGTATAACATACCAAAACATTTGAAGCCATATTGGAACTGGTCTCAGTCGGCTGGTCAGCATTTTGATTTTCCTGATCGGGATTCCCAACATCTATGCTCTTCTGTTTTGGAGTATCATTGCCCAAGACCTCCTCAGCATTGGCAAAGACAGAAGCACTGTGCTCGCTCACATGTTTCATCAGCCCAAGAGCATCATAACTTCTGTCTCCGGGGCTCATGAAGTAGCCAATGTCCTGAAAGGAAGCATAAACCTCAGTACCAACTTTATGAGGTTTAAATGATAATACTATTGTGAAGGACATGAAATACCTCGATAGTTATTTCAGTCTCGATCCGTGGACCCGGCAAAAAGGAGTTCATAAACCAAGGTGACTTCCATGCAGAAGGGGATTCAATGCTTCTTCTAAATGGAGTTCCCCCGAATCTGTATAACAGAACCATCCCAGTTAAACTTAAGGCAGCATTTCATTATAATGACAACGATCACAAGTCAAGTTGAAAACAGGAAAATGAATCAGAACCAACACCACATATCCAAGAAGACAATAGGTATCGGAACAGGATGATTCAGTCCATTGTCTTTTGCTTCCACAATAAAACGCATAACTATTGAGCAATAATGGCGTTGCATGTCAGGTGAAACACCATATATATAGCGAAAACAAAAGTTACCAGTATCTTACATGCTCAAGCTTTCATTTGAAGAATTATTGACCACAACCTGCAGAGGAGTCGATGTATGAAGACATAGCTTAGATGTGGATGTGACCTTCTGACTGCTTCCACTAGTTTTCAAAACGGGAGGAGAGGTGATTGGTAGGCATGAATTCCCAGAAGAGGAATCTATAGGTTCCAAACAAGTTGGCGTGACCTCATAGCATGGCTTTCTGGGACATCCAGCAGTTGGTGCAGATGCTTTATCAGTTTTCTGACTAGTTGGATCAGGGGAAAACAACAACAGATCATTCAGATCACGTTCACTGAGAACCTCAGGCAGTTGCATCTGTAAAGGATAGGCAATCAAGAGTCAGATAACAGCAAAGAGAGATCTAGAAGCTGAGAAATGAAGAGTCAATCTTCAATGTTTAAGCAAATCTATCTATGTTCCCCATAGATGATTTAGCTAGCTATAAGAGAATCGATGCATGCCCTTGAAAATATGATGCTGGCAAATTAGAGCAGCAACTCACAGGTTTGGGAGAGGCATCAGCTTCAGCTTTGTGCTTGCACTCAGAAAGGGGATCAACAACCTGTTGTTTCTCGTCCTCAAAAGTGCTTCTTTCATTATCTTTTATCTGATCACATTCCCCGGAAATTGCAGTTTGATCCCCTTTGTTCTCACTCATTTGAACATCAATGCCCAAATTTTCTTTGTCATCATCGTTCAAGAATCCTGAGTTCATCTTTTGGCTGGATGAGGGAGATGATGGGCATGCCTTTTCTGTGGTCTTCTCATCAAATATGACATCCAAACGTGAAAATTCTCTGCTCAAGTTTGCTGTAATCTCAGTTTCCAGTTTTTTGTCAATCCTTCTATCTGACAGTGGAGACAAGAGATCACGATGACGTTTCCTCAATATGGATGGCGTATTTGTGAAAGTTTTAGCAGCACTTTTCAGCACAGCATCCGGGCTACTGTCGCGAGTTGGAGAATCCCACAACCTAAATGGAGAGATGCAGTTCATAGAAGACATCATCAACTGACGAATTCCCAGTGGACTATAATCCATCTGCATATCATTACTTGACTGTACAAGGTCACAGCTGAGGAAAGGAATATCCAAGCTAGGGAATCGAGGAGGCTCATAGCAAAGGGACCCGGGCTCTTCTTTCTCTGTCTTTATATTACTATCCTCTTTCAAAGTTTGTGGGGCATTTGATGTAGAGCCAAAAGTATCGACAGGAACCAATTTTGACTGATCCTTCGGCAGATCTAACAGCTCTGCACTTCCAAGCTCAGTAGCATCATCACAAGGAGAATTTGCAGAGTTATTTGTATAGATAAAGCCATCATGTGGCACGAAATCTTCTTGTGCAGCACCAGGTACATCCGGTAACTGGTTAtgttttttatcaaaatttatattcccATCATCATTAGATAAGGGGGGAACAGGTTTGAAAGATTGCCCGCTTGAAGTAACCCAAAGATCTGATCTTGGACAGTCATATTGCTGTGATAAAGCTCTAGAATCTACTGATATCTGACTATCCAATGCTTGGTTTGATGATATATCTGGACGTCCACAACCAGAGCTATCTGATCCTTTAGGGTTGGACCCAAAACACCCGTCACCTACTGCTTCTGAGAATAAAATCCTGCAACATTCTTCATCAGATGTCAAAATATGATGTAGCTGGTCTGAATCAATACCCAGAGCTCCAAGTGAAGAAGCGACCATATGACTCGTAGAAGGTTGAAATGCAGCATTAAGCCTATCATGATCTCCATCTGCACCAAGACTCTGAGATTGAAATGCTGACGATTCTCGACCTAATTCCAGTAAAGAAATGTTGGGCAGATTGTCCGAATTAAATTGGTAAGTTTGATCTGCGCAAGTTTCAATTCCTTGGGGAAATTGTATGTGCAGATCAGAAGAGTGAGCTGTTTCAGGGCATATATCTGGGATGGAAAGAGTCACGTCTTCTATCGAATAATATCTACCGGAAGAGGATGCAGGACTGGAGTTTGGCTCATTTCCTAAAGCAGGCTCTTCCAAATACTGGAGGTCTTCTCTCCCATGCAAAACCATGTCAGATGCAGATTGAGAACAGACAACCATAGTCGAACCTTGACTGCACTCTGAGATTTCTTCAGCTTCTGTTGCACCCTTTGGAGCAGTGTCATCACCACTGCTTTGCATCCTTGACGAGGAAGGGGCAAGCTGGTTTTGATATCCAGCAGGATGTGGCAAAGCCGGGAATTGTGAAAGTAAACCTGATGCAATGTATGAATCCAGTTTCTTCTTCACAGAACTGTTCCAATGGTTTTTTATGGCATTGTCCGTCCTGTGAAAACAACAACATATATCAAATTTTGGCATAGAACGAAACTGCACAAGTGAAAACAGCCAAAGCAATACAAAAGGACAACCTTCCAGGCAGGAATTTGGTTAGCTCGGCCCATCTGTTGCCATATATTTGATGAGCACGGATCAAGGCCAACTCCTCTTCCTGAGTCCATGCCTCCTTATTTATGGCAGGATTGAGATGATTATGCCACCTAAAAGTAGTTTAGTGTAACTCAGCACAAACTACTCCATGTATGCAAGATTTGattctgaaaaatatatactgCATCCTAAgcatcaataaattttttaatacctTTCTCTACATTGCTTTCCAATTCGTCCAGGTAAATGCTGTGCAATGGTAGACCATTTTTTTGGCCCGTACTTGTTGACCAATTCAATGATTATACTATCCTCCTGTTTCAGATAATTCAAGTAAGAATTCATACAGTGAAACATATGACATGCTAACCATCGATAGAGTATAATATTAGCTTGTTTGTTATCACCTCTTTAGACCATGGACCTTTCACCAGTTCAGGATTCAAGACCTTTTGCCACCTATGTAGGCATTGCACGTCAGTCCGATCCTTGAAACATTCAGCTGCAAGAACAATGTCCCCAATAAAAAACAAGCATGATAATACTAAATTGTGGAATTTCATCATTAGATTCTAgtaagaaaaacaaattactCATTCAGTAGCAAATATACTGGAAATCTGAAAGTGAGCCTAAAGCAAGGCATGTTGGACCATGGGTaaacaaaagcaaaataaCAGACACAATTCTAACAATGTAACCATCAGAAGAGATGCACAGTGGATCATCACAATTATAATTTCCAACAGATGAGCTACGGCTCTTGCTGAAGAGATTCAATCGATAAAAAGTAATGCTCAAGCACTTGCCTGTCAAAGGAACTAAGCATATTTACAAGGAATGCCCAACATGCCAGAACATATGATAGAACAGGTGTTGCTAGAAACAAGAATATGTATCAGAATGCATacctatttttttccagttCTTCCCTTTGAAACGCTCAACTGCCTTCCGCAAAATTTCATCCTGACCATGCATTATGCCAACAAGTGAAGATTACAGAAAAATTAGAATTAGTTAAAGCCAAAGCCAAAAGAATCTGTTATATTAACATTCAGCGAGCAAACTAATAACTAAATATAATTCAGGGGGAAACTGTAAGAAGAAACATTTGCACTTATGTTGAAGCTCGTTTAGACAAAGAATAAGAGATAACTGTTTGAGGAAATGGAAAgtgcatttttcaatattattgACAAAAAATTGGGTATTCTAAAAAAAGCAAAACTAGTGTTCAattttttgtctgttttacAGGCCCAAACTTTTTCAAAGGTCATGGACAAAAACATGGCACGTGATTACAAGGTTAAAGTTACAAAATTATTGACTTTCATCCAACAGTTGAAATACATTCTCATACTATTAAAGAATTTACTGGAAATACATGTCTTTTGCATCCACAACCAGATAACCAAATAAGTATTTTAAACCTGAAAATGGCAACTCACCTCTTCTGCTGTCCACTGCCCCTTTGTCGAACGCCTTGTAGGGCCACTAGTCCTCCTGCAAAGACTTGCGCCATGAAACACATAAATAAACTGCTACTTCAATCGTTATTTATAAGAATGGCAATCAATCTACTACTAGCTGAAGAATCGAGCTGAGCTCCCCCCATGATCAAGCATGGTGCTCCAATAGCACACAATGAATGACTTAATAGCTACACCAGTTGGAAGAGAGTGGAGAAATCTACTTAACAAATAACATGATTTCAGAAGCAATACCCATGCAGAGGACGTGGTTTCTGACTCACGCCGATGAACCCATCTGAAGGAGTGGATGCACTTTCACTCTCCATTGTTCTTCAATAAGCGTGAAGTAACGCATACCCCAATACCAATCATTATAATTTTCCTACAAGATGGTTAGGCCTGCATACATCACGCAATAAATCTAAAACACGTGAGCATAAAGGGATGAAATTTGACGATAACTACCTATAAGAGAGGCACCCAGTTTCCCgaatatcaaaatcaaatggGAGACCACCCAATTTCCCAACTTCCCCTCAGTACCCAAATGGATTTTGGAGCTGTTGTATCGGGAAACACAACAATTCAAGCAAGTCATGTAAATCCCTAGTCAAATCACAGGAAGGGCGATCAACTTTAAGCATATTTTAAGCTGCCCACCGACAGCCTGATGATCCAAATTCGACAGACATCCAACAAACACAAGAGAAGTCAATTCCTCGGCAAATTCAATCCAATCTACACCCGACTTTAAATCGAAGATTTCAGCACTTCAGACTCGACCTAGGAATGAGAACTTACCACATTGAGCTTCGCGAAGTCCAGTAATGGACAACTCGAGCAATCCCGACAACCTCCGGAGCAACAAATCCTAGTTCAAGTGATGCTGAACCCTAACACCACTCCGCCGTAGAGGAAAGAATGCTGGAAAGAGCGGACGAATCAACCCGGTATCTACTTGAACATccagagagagggagagagaagatCTCCGAAGCTCaattttagagagagagagagagaaagagagagagttttTGAATTGTGGGAGAGAGTGAGCGAAACGGTCCAGAGGAAGACGAGAGGCGAAGAGCTCTCTCTGCGCATTCAAACGAAGAGGGGCGGTAAAGGTCGAGCTCCTTAGAGGTGATGGACGGTCCTGATTAGTCACGCCGAGCATCGCAGCCGTCCATTTTGAGGCGAGTTTCCAGTCATTTTCAGGGTTCAAcgggaatatatatatatataatgcatttttttctccctcaattaattaattattattgttgctCTATCTACCACTtctcttttatattttgtccttttttattaattaatattaatggCAAGATTAGTTATAGATATATTCTAGGATAAGGttatttttacaaattttccAAATATAAGGTTgctgaaaataattataaaaatgaaaggaCAACTGATGGCCACATGAAAAACATCAAATTACGAAACAAATTCAACTAGAGTTGTCAAATAAGCtaaatacttaattttaaaatacttacatttttgtttttgttctAAACCTATTTATCCGTAAAATGTTACATAATTTGTTTGCTTCAGTCCTACAGTTAATTTTTCCatcaaaaaattacttttccatccaaaataatttaaaatataatttaattacaaattaattttgaaaataaaaaataataatatttttctaaggATCGGGAGATCCTAGTCCGATTGGGATCTCCCGATTCCAGGGGAGGGGTGGCCACCGGCGCAGCTCCCTTCTCCCAAAATAGAAAGGTCCCAAGTCATCGCTGCGAGACTCTCTATCCCTAGAACCAGTTTTTCCttactttttgtattttggaaatttgtttttaattaaataatgtattttagaaatattttgaatggaaAAATTAACAGTAGGATTAAAACGAACATATTATGTAGAATTTAGGATGGTTTGGGACGAAAACGGAAAAATAGATAAAGGTTGAGaacaaaaaatgatttttttcctttaaatatttGTCATTTGTTTCCCATTTTTTTAGggttatatatgtaatatttaattgaaaatatatatttctacatatatatatatatatatttcaattgcGAGTAAAACTCATACATGCATGAAAAAAAACATTGAATAGCAAAATTACGAATCAAATTCCACATGCGAGCATCCCAGCCAATCATTTTGAGGGTTCAACGAgaaaataagtaattttaCAAATACACCCCCTATTCTTATGGTTATAATGCcaaaagtttatttttattttttattttaaatatgtttatacataattatttgatttatgtcaatattaatatttatgtcaatattaatatttatgtaaatatttatatttaatatatatttaatataaatataaaatatatatttattataaaaataaaatatatatataagattacACCCTCAAAATACCAATCTCAAATTACACCGTAATCTGGTAAGGCCCGAGAATATCAATTTGAGATTCCCGGGCCGAGTTTCTTGCCAAACGTAGGAATCTCGAGTTCCCCCTAGATTACACACAACCAAATATCCCCatgatactttttttttccttcatccATTAACTGATTAGTATTGTTGCTCTACCTGTTTTCTTTTATACTTCGGccttatttattaaatttaatattgttGACTAGATTTGCTATACTCTAAGAAAAGgtcaattttacaaaattttcaaatataaatttcttgaaaataattataaaaaatgaaagcACAATTGGTAACTACACGAAAAACATGAAATAGCACAATTACGAGATAAATTCAACTAGAGTTGTCATATAATATAAGCTTAATAatgcatattttattttcaaaaatatttgtCATTTGTTTCTGAGATTTTTAAGATGCTCAATGCTAATTGGAAAcatacttttttcttcaattggAAGTAAAATTGGTATCtacatgaaaaaagaaaaaaatgaatagcACAATTATGAAACAAATTCAACTAGAGTTGCTATATAAGCGAAAtgaagaattttcttttttcaaaaaatatttgtcatatatttcatttagaAATAAAAGTGGCACCTTACctgaaaaatattgaatagcACAATTATGAATTAAATTCAACTAGAGTTGTCATATAAGCTAAATGGagcattttcctttttcaaaaatatttttcatttgcttCCGTCTTTCAGGATATTCAATCCTTATTGGAAATTtacacattttttttcaattggaAGTGAAATTAGTACCTACATAAAAGGGAACATTTTAATAGAAAACTTACGAAACAAATTCATTAGAATTTCCATATGCATTTCAATAACATTTTAAATGCTAAATGAAGGATTTTGCATTTTCAAAGATAATTGTCATTTGTTTCCGATTCATaagcattttcttttcaatttaaaGTTCAATTGATACCTACATATTGAATAACACAATTATGAAACAGATTCAATTAGAGCTGCCATATAAGCTAGATGAAGCATTTTCTTGTTTCAAAAATTCTGTCATTcgtatttgatttttttagggTATTCAATGTTTAATGGAAGTATATTTTTTCCAATAGGAAGTAAAATTAATACCTACATGAAAAACATTGAATAGCACAGTTACGAAACAAATTCAACTAGAGTTGCCATGTAAACTAAATGACGCATTTTCCTTTTGCTAAAATATTTGTCATTTGTtattcccttttttttggggggtaTTCAATGCTAATTGGATATAtgtgtttgtgtgtgtgtgtgtgtgtgtgtgtacacTTTTCTTCATTCGGAATAATTGGTACCTACAATAAAAACGTTGAATAGCAAAATTACGAAACAAATTCAATTACAGTTGCCGTATAAGCTAAATGatacattttccttttcttttgaaaatgtTTGTCATTTGTTTCCAAGTTTTTTAAGATATTCAGTGCttattgaaaatttacattgttttttcaaatattGGTACCTATATGAAACACATTGGCTAGAACAAGTACAAACTAAATTCAACTGGAGTTATATAAGCTAAATGAagcctttttcaaaattagttGCCATTTGTGGTTCCCAAATTTGTAGGGTATTCAATGCTTATTGGAATTACATGctctttttttcccaattGGAAGTAAAATtgttatctatatctatatgaaaaacattttttttggataaacaTTAAATAGCACAATCACAAAACAAACTCGAGTTGCCATATAAGCTAAATGAAGCActttcttttctaaaaattttgtCATTTGTTTCCGATTTTTTTATGGTATTCAATACTATTGTGtgcgtacatatatatttgattggaAGTAAATTGGCACCTACCTGAAAAACATTGAATAGCATAGTTACGAAACaaatatattatcatatataagATTCGACAAACACTTGTGAGAGGTCACTATTTTAAATTCCTCAATTCCTGATTAATCGCCTTTTGGACTGCTTGAATAATTTAATTCCAAATAGGAAGGCTCATGTATTTGCCTTTTCAAATTCTTGATCAAtggactttttatatattttatttgatataaCATATTCAACGAATTTTGGATTATGtccatattatttgtatgtgttgatatatatttatgagtctttttgaaaaattaaaagtcttctcaattattaaaataactcattaaaatacaatatactttttcaaattcaatgttCCGAAAATCGTATAAATAATAGACTTtaaagttcttttttttacttttgttttttAGACCTTTACTCTAACATGATATTTCTTTAAAGTATATTtattatgtacatatatatgttgttcACATTCTTAAAAGTAtttaatatatgcatatatatgttgttcacgtcatatatattgattattcaTATTTAGTTATATAAGAATTGATAAATATTACCGCACAAAGCACGAGTATCGCCTAGTTCCATTAGAGTTTCATATAAGTTAATGAAGCATTTTCctctttcaaaattatttgtcATTATTTCCGAGATTTCTTAAGGTATTCGATGCTtattggaattaactttttgtCCAATGAAGTAAAATTTGTACCGACATGAAAAACATTGAATAACACAATTAAGACACAAATTCAACTTCAGTTGCCATATAAGTAAAAtgaagcaatttttttttttaatatttgtcaTTTGTTTACTTTTTTGTGTGTATATTCAGTActtatttatattctttttcaattgGAAGTAAAGTCCAtacttacaaaaaaaaaattaaatagcaGAATTACAAAACAAATTCAATTGGAGTTTTCATGTAAGATAAATGAagccttttccttttttaaaaagtacttatcaatttttttcgaGTTTTTTTAAGGTTTTAAATGCTTattggaaattaatttttttcttttttcaattggaAGTAAAATTGATACCTACATGAAAATCTCTGGATAGCACAATTAcgaaacaaatttaaaaagagTGGTCATAAAAACTAAATGAAGCAGTTTTTCtctacttatcaaaaaaaaagaaagaagcagcagcattttttctctcttttttaaatttagcAAAAAATGAAGCATTTGCTTATTAGAAacgtatattattattattttattaggaAAGATTCCTTTTGCATAAAATGGCTATTtaacactatatatatatatataatttaggggtaattacactggtgatccaaaaagtttcgctaatgtatcaagttggtccaaaaagttttttttgctatttgatggtacaaaatgtttcaaaagtgtaacatgatagtacaaaccgttatctcaccATTGACACTGTCAAGCgaagctgacgtggccgaaatgTGGCCGACACGTGGCTCTGATATGTTTTTAGGAGTTGGTGGAACGTTACATAATAgttcaaactcttttgaagttgtcacttaatggtccaaaatgttttacagatgtaacataacggtacaaaatatttctttaattaacttaaaggtccacccatgtcaatggcgagatggcgacgtcaatggcgagataacggtttgtacatcatgttacaactttgaaacattttgtaccatcaagtagcaaaaaaaactttttggaccaacttgatacattagtgaaactttttggaccaccagtgtaatttaccctataatttattaagaaaGAGTATAAAATGGATATTTAAACCATAAAATAAAGTTTttgaaatgataaaaataaatctatGCTATGTATAGGCTATCTATCGTGTAGTACTTATACAGATTGATCATTAAGCAATAGGCTAACGTTGGATCCATGAGGCCATGCAAGCCTGGGGCAGCCTAATTTAGCAATTAAATGCCCTTGCCTGTGTCAAAACTCCACGACTCACTCGCTTGATACATGAATTCAACAATTAAATgtctttttgaaaaagaatttttttagaattaattaattaattaattaatgattttcATCCACATACAATCATAAAAGTTAAAGCGATGCCTCATATAGTGTCACGTAGGACGCAAGTACTCCGTCAatgacttttgaaatt
This region includes:
- the LOC116187709 gene encoding transcription factor MYB3R-1 isoform X2: MESESASTPSDGFIGVSQKPRPLHGRTSGPTRRSTKGQWTAEEDEILRKAVERFKGKNWKKIAECFKDRTDVQCLHRWQKVLNPELVKGPWSKEEDSIIIELVNKYGPKKWSTIAQHLPGRIGKQCRERWHNHLNPAINKEAWTQEEELALIRAHQIYGNRWAELTKFLPGRTDNAIKNHWNSSVKKKLDSYIASGLLSQFPALPHPAGYQNQLAPSSSRMQSSGDDTAPKGATEAEEISECSQGSTMVVCSQSASDMVLHGREDLQYLEEPALGNEPNSSPASSSGRYYSIEDVTLSIPDICPETAHSSDLHIQFPQGIETCADQTYQFNSDNLPNISLLELGRESSAFQSQSLGADGDHDRLNAAFQPSTSHMVASSLGALGIDSDQLHHILTSDEECCRILFSEAVGDGCFGSNPKGSDSSGCGRPDISSNQALDSQISVDSRALSQQYDCPRSDLWVTSSGQSFKPVPPLSNDDGNINFDKKHNQLPDVPGAAQEDFVPHDGFIYTNNSANSPCDDATELGSAELLDLPKDQSKLVPVDTFGSTSNAPQTLKEDSNIKTEKEEPGSLCYEPPRFPSLDIPFLSCDLVQSSNDMQMDYSPLGIRQLMMSSMNCISPFRLWDSPTRDSSPDAVLKSAAKTFTNTPSILRKRHRDLLSPLSDRRIDKKLETEITANLSREFSRLDVIFDEKTTEKACPSSPSSSQKMNSGFLNDDDKENLGIDVQMSENKGDQTAISGECDQIKDNERSTFEDEKQQVVDPLSECKHKAEADASPKPMQLPEVLSERDLNDLLLFSPDPTSQKTDKASAPTAGCPRKPCYEVTPTCLEPIDSSSGNSCLPITSPPVLKTSGSSQKVTSTSKLCLHTSTPLQVVVNNSSNESLSIFGGTPFRRSIESPSAWKSPWFMNSFLPGPRIETEITIEDIGYFMSPGDRSYDALGLMKHVSEHSASVFANAEEVLGNDTPKQKSIDVGNPDQENQNADQPTETSSNMASNVLIERRTLDFSECGTPGKSKEKGKSSTAMMSFSSPSSYLLKGCR
- the LOC116187709 gene encoding transcription factor MYB3R-1 isoform X1, with protein sequence MESESASTPSDGFIGVSQKPRPLHGLCRRTSGPTRRSTKGQWTAEEDEILRKAVERFKGKNWKKIAECFKDRTDVQCLHRWQKVLNPELVKGPWSKEEDSIIIELVNKYGPKKWSTIAQHLPGRIGKQCRERWHNHLNPAINKEAWTQEEELALIRAHQIYGNRWAELTKFLPGRTDNAIKNHWNSSVKKKLDSYIASGLLSQFPALPHPAGYQNQLAPSSSRMQSSGDDTAPKGATEAEEISECSQGSTMVVCSQSASDMVLHGREDLQYLEEPALGNEPNSSPASSSGRYYSIEDVTLSIPDICPETAHSSDLHIQFPQGIETCADQTYQFNSDNLPNISLLELGRESSAFQSQSLGADGDHDRLNAAFQPSTSHMVASSLGALGIDSDQLHHILTSDEECCRILFSEAVGDGCFGSNPKGSDSSGCGRPDISSNQALDSQISVDSRALSQQYDCPRSDLWVTSSGQSFKPVPPLSNDDGNINFDKKHNQLPDVPGAAQEDFVPHDGFIYTNNSANSPCDDATELGSAELLDLPKDQSKLVPVDTFGSTSNAPQTLKEDSNIKTEKEEPGSLCYEPPRFPSLDIPFLSCDLVQSSNDMQMDYSPLGIRQLMMSSMNCISPFRLWDSPTRDSSPDAVLKSAAKTFTNTPSILRKRHRDLLSPLSDRRIDKKLETEITANLSREFSRLDVIFDEKTTEKACPSSPSSSQKMNSGFLNDDDKENLGIDVQMSENKGDQTAISGECDQIKDNERSTFEDEKQQVVDPLSECKHKAEADASPKPMQLPEVLSERDLNDLLLFSPDPTSQKTDKASAPTAGCPRKPCYEVTPTCLEPIDSSSGNSCLPITSPPVLKTSGSSQKVTSTSKLCLHTSTPLQVVVNNSSNESLSIFGGTPFRRSIESPSAWKSPWFMNSFLPGPRIETEITIEDIGYFMSPGDRSYDALGLMKHVSEHSASVFANAEEVLGNDTPKQKSIDVGNPDQENQNADQPTETSSNMASNVLIERRTLDFSECGTPGKSKEKGKSSTAMMSFSSPSSYLLKGCR